Within the Malus sylvestris chromosome 4, drMalSylv7.2, whole genome shotgun sequence genome, the region ATCAGAATCTGAGTTCTCAATAACTGCTTTCTTTCGCTTAGACACTTGGATGGTGGCTTCAGGCACTTCTTTTTCAACTCCTGAATCTTCTGAAACGTCTCCACTTTCTCCAGCTTCTCGCCTTTCAGCCTCTGCCGCAGCTCCATGAAGAACTGCTGCATCAGCTGAGTCATCCTCAGATTCAGTAGGTACTAATTCAACATCCACTTGGGCTGCAGGGTTAAGAAAGGAAAAAGTTAAAACGGTTTAAGAGAAGGATTATGGAATCAAGATAAGAAAAGGATACCTATTAGAAGAACCCGATTCTTCTCTTGAATCAtctccttccaattttcaagttCGCCCGAGCTAGGGTATGATTTAAGAGAAAGTTGACCGAACAGGCAATCATGAGTCTCTCTCAAGTCTCCTCCATATTTCTTGGTCCATTTGTCTTCCCACCAAGAAGAGAAGAGTGAAGTGCATTCAAAATTAAGGATGATGGACTTTCGGGCAGCTTGACTCATGACTTCAAGACTGCGTCGGGCAACTCTAAAGGTCGCTTCAGAGGGAGATACTAAACGAAAAGAAGTGCCACAGTGAACAGAGTCAAAAAACGAGATGGGGATGGTTTGCTTGAAACCTAATTGCCTGCTGCAAAAGTTAGGGTGATACACCTCCAACCCTCGATCGTATCGATGGCCCCGGACTCCCCAAGCCATATCTCTCGATTGGATGCAACTAATAAATTTTTCCCTACAAGAAGAGGTGGCATCTTCCCCAAAAGCATCTTGAAATGCCTGATCGGAGAACCAAGGATATCTTTTCAAGACTGATGCACCCCATTCCAGGTCTGATCGAGTCCTACAAACCTTGAAGAAATAAAAGCAGGCAAAGGTGGAGTGATCAGTAGGAGCAGCTTCAGCTAGGATTCGGGCAGGGGCTACACCTTCCGGGAACTCTAAGTTGGCAGCCCGAAACTCTGGAAAATACCATTGGAGCCATGTTTGTATCATCCATATGGGTCCATTCAGGTTAGTCTCAAATGGTTCACCTTGAGTCATTTCGAAGAGAATGTGGTAAATATGAGAAAGAAGGAATTGACCTATTGCCACATCATCGAAGTTATGAAGAAATTCCACCAAGGGGATCCATTCAACCTTTACCCCTTTAGATTTGTTGGGGAAGATATGTTTGTTGAGCCAGTATAAAAGGAAATACATATGCTCTTGATCTCTATCAGCACGGGAAGAACCTGCTCTAAAGTTTTCTTTTACAAAAGGAATGAATCCCTTGAACGAGGTCCTGTAACTCTTGAAGGTTGCGGAGTTATATTCCAGGGAGAGGAAAGATGTGGATGAACCTGAGCTTTTAGCAATTGAGGGGAAAACCCAATCTTGAGTAACGTCTACTATCCTGCCCGACGGCCTTAGCCCGAAAACTTAAGCCATATCAAGAATAGTCGGAGACATGGGACCCATGCGAAAGTCAAAAGTATTGGTGCCCGAATTCCAGAAAAGAAGAGAGGAAACAAGCAGTTCGGGCTTGGGAATAATGGTGGTTTTTTAGAGCATTATCAACTCATAAATGCcattattcatccatttcttcttaaaTATTGGCTCTAGTTCATCAATCCATTGGGCCCAAGCCGAatcattcatcaatggaaaACCTCGGCGATATGACGACCACTTAGATGAGGAAATGCCTAACTTAGCCAAATAGGGATTTGGAGAAAACCAGTTATCCTTGGGCATATTATCCTCTATCACTGCAGGGACCCAAGAAATCCATGCAGGACCCAACGATTGTACTCCATGTACTTCAAAGAAAAGCTAAGAAAACAAACCTGCTCGAGGGCGATGCAGGCCGTTGAGTAAACGGCACAAGGTGGCGATACCTTCGCCAGATTCGTATGATAagtggatttggatggatcctGAAGCCATTTGATGAAGTTTGGAAATGAAACGACAAGGGAGAAACGACTGAAGGGTTAGGAAGTTTTCGATTACGGAAATAAGAAGGATGCAGAAGATTCAGAAGTGATGTGATTAACCGAAGAAAGGTGGTGATTGCTTTTGAAAAGTGTGCAAATCCTGAGGATGAAAGACGTGGGTACTAATAGAGacctattcaatcaatattggcgcctggaattccaagtctgaatattgattgaagagggcactgtttgggttgaaacttaaactttgggcttagaagggagttggcccaaaaagagaaggaaaagccCGAAGCTCAGCCCAGACCTAGAAAGCAGAAAGGGCCTTTCCCAACTAGGTGCAgctcatttgcaccacttgctcacctacccaagggccaagtggtatagaccagccagctaatcagcccaaaagtactttatgatggcaatacaagtaaatagctgatgagtcattatCCTTCAAActacattcgggcaagattattgctacaggaggccaagccaaggtggctataaaaggagaaagagaagtcaaaatcaaggacactcaaacaaacaaacaaaagcacaaactctgctcaaagccagatttgtcttcaaaacgaagctgtagtcagcccaagccttcatccctttcgggacaaaccctttgtaatagctctgctaccctgttcaacgcctgctgtagtatcgattttctttctgcaaactcacctcccaaccccttttctaagctttcaaacctTCTGTTAACCCACAAAGATAgaaagttgcaagacgatcagccttgcccgacaaggttaaaccttgctcgaccttctttgtttttgtcttttcattcattagcctagcaatatgttgtatacttcaagttgtatccaagttatttctagtaatatggctattaaaagactctctcagcgcttgaatccgatttaaatatgtcttcacagttcaaaccagatctaagctctaagccctcgggcatataagatttgatcaccctaaaaagtccttggcctcaaggcataaaaaagaacctgatgtggacttaacccatccacgacaagctttgataaacaagaagtccgaagttacttggggcgcaagtaatcgacctaccacttagttttatttctattatattatgatgacCATATAACGTTTGAGTACGGGATGAATTCTGATGGAAAGCTTCAAGGCcaattcaaggccccacaaaggcacctatttagATTCATCCTATTTCTCGGGCAAGAACATTGAGTACAGAAGgggttctgatgggaagcctcaaggcctgttcaaggcctcacaaaggcacctatttggattcattctgctctttgagcttaggtaatcagaagtatgatggttataagACCCATATAACCAATAAAAGGAACCTTATGTGTttgagtactaagttagttatttatgggaagcctcaaggcctatacctaaggccccacaaaggcacctgtcaataactaacatagtctcttgaatatatataattaaaactcaaacatccgttttacatctgccatgctgaagatggtagtggcacacctgagcaattcaaagttaatcttgatcgtgagcctcaaggcctacacctaaggcctcacaaaggcacctttcaaagttaactttgtccttctctttcagccttacctgacaagccttgcccgacaggctttgcccgacaagGCCGCCaataaagcagaagcccgacagaaagcatcaaccggtgccaacctctcggggagctgtgtgctcgtagGCCAGGAAGCATTCCCCACGGAAATTCCCGCCACGAACAGATAGAATAAAAGATGTGAGGGAGAGCAAATATGCGAGTGAATAATGAAGTACTAAATACACTTGAGCTTGTAataatgtttttgggttttgaatttGCAGTTGGTTTTAATCTAAGCAACTAATTAAGAAGTAGAGAGACAAACCAACTAATTAAGAAGCATGATGCGTTGCTTGTATCTTCAAAGCTTAGAGAGGACAATGACATTCACATGCTGCTTAAGAAGCAACTAGGCTGGGGATATATATTACTGCCAaaacacatacatatacatacacacacacatatatatatatatatatatatatatatatatatatatatatatatatatatataatagctAGCTAATGACAGATCAAGTTGCCCATTTGCCGTTGTAGTTATGGCTGTAACAAATCCAAATTGTAGTTGGATGTTGAAATAACATTCATCAAAATGGACTAATGAAATCGACCCGTAAGTATACAATCTGTGCTACTAAAGCATCGTTATAAACACTACTAAAGCATCGTTATAAAAACTATTTCTGCGATGCAGTAGCATTGGTTTCAAAGAGCAAGAATATGGAGCTATCGAGATTTTTTACATACAAAACTTTGGTGTGGCTTTGATCGTTGGTAAAACCAATGTACAAATTACGATGGTCATCGATCACCAGTTGCGGCTGTCTTTATACTCAACAGCTACgtatatttttttagggtttaagAGTTACAgggtttttaagtttatgtaacATTGCAACTAGAACTTAATATTTTATAGGGTTTATATGTGTCCAATGATAAAGACTGTCGATTTCCCATATATATTGACATTCCAATCATCTTTCCAATATTTATTATCAAAAGATATAAAATTCAGTTACTTTAAATACAAGAATACATCAATTTTATATGGTATAACacaacagaaaaataaaaacaagtagCTTAAAGGACAAAAACTAACACGTAGAAAAGTAGCAATAAAACCTAAACCCTAGAGCACCATGAGTATGGCTATCACCACCTCACTCACtgagggctggtttggtattgttttgctttgaaaaaaaactgctgtaagaataagcggctgtgttgtgaaaataagcggctgtgaaataaatcagcagagtgtttggtaaacttttttgtaaaagtgcttttggaaaaaaaaaaaaaacaaaaaaagcaaTCTGAtaatgggtcttttcattaaaggagcactgtagctccgtgtgctttgaaaaaagccagttttccaaagttgcaaatagcagcttcaactttttcctttgatttcagcttattctcacagcagcttccaaaataagccatttttttcagtttaccaaacacctaaaatctcacagctttttttcatgggtgcttttttttaagcacctcactctcaAACCACCCCTGAATGTCGCGATCAAACCAACtacgggctggtttggtattgttgtgctttgaaaaaaaactgctgtgagaataagcggctgtgctgtgagaataagcggctgtgaaataaatcagcaaagtgtttggtaaacttttttgtaaaagtgcttttggaaagaaaaaaacagtctgatagtgggtcttttcattaaaagatcactgtagctccgtgtgctttgaaaaaaaaccagttttccaaagctgcaaatagcagcttcagctttttcctttgatttcagcttattctcacagcagcttccaaaataagccttttttttcagtttaccaaacacctaaaaccctcacagctttttttcatagatgttttttttttaagcacctcactcccaaaccacccctacaTCTTGCTAGAAAACAATTGTAGAGTAGATGTGGTTCTTGGGAAGACTCGGTCTCAATGATGCAACTGCATATAATAACAAATAACAAAGGCTCTTATATAAACACGCTTACCAAAACCTCTTTTCGTTTTATATGacactatgttttatatgacaATAGTTTCTTACCACACGCTAACGTATGACAAttgattcttttatattttattttttattaaaaaactgaatttataattaatgatttaaaataattttttgaaaaagaagTCGGTAACTACTTCTCTACTTGATGGTTTCTTTTGAAtgtttttcatttcaaattattttattatttcaccCCTTCTTCATTAAGTTGCCTTGTTTCAGTGCTGCAGGTAAAGAGGGACATTTTTTGATATTATGAATGTTTCACTGTTTTTACCTTATGGCTTTATAtataggaaactttaacgaaaagcacccggtactgttcactttaacgaaaaatcatatttttacactaaaaagtcaatcctggtactattcactttaccctttattttgtccttatcattaaaactcaaagttttcaagccattttcattagttttcctttatatatatataatattgcaAATTTTAAGAGGTAAAAAGGTAGGTAAACTAGGgtgtgaattaaaaaaatatacaaatcaAGCTTGAACTTTAGTTGGTTAGAAATATCTATATCCAAGCTCAATATTTTAAAGTTCAATTGGTTAAGAATATTTACATTTGAATGTGAGATTTTGAGTGCCACTagctctctctctatctctctctctctctaaccggAAAAGCCGACAATATGAGAATAAAATTGAAAGAAGAGGTGTTGAATGTCCTCACATCACAAgtcggtctagtagtattcctttTTATTGATAAGTGATAgattttatattcaattttcactatagacgaatttaaaccaaattattattaatttattgtaagactaaatatattttatctcttagtgtaaatagtatgtttattaaaaaaaaacgcgCGAAAGCTTTAGCCGCGCGCCCTGTTTAGGAGATAAGGGCGTAAATAATGCCCTCGTGATtcctatgtattttttttttttttttaaccttttacTTCTCATCTCTCTCGAGAAGTGAAAACTGAAAACACGCTGCACACTttggcttctctctctctctctctataaatacAAAATTTTCTCTGATCTCTGTGTACCTTGCGCCCCTTCTCTCTCACTCTGTTCTGTCGAAGAAGTACACTCTATCTCGCAGGGGTCTCAGAAGGAACTGAGTTTTTGTGAAGGAAACTTGCATAAACAGAAAACAAGTTCTTCTGAGTCTCCTGCATACACAACAATGTTGGTTTTGAAAGACGAAGATCCTCGCATCCATGGCATTAAAACCAAGATTCGTGTCGTCCCAAATTTCCCCAAACCTGGtttgttcttcttctctctattttttcgtcctatttaaacatttttttttttttgtaatcttTTTTGCTCAACAAGCTGTTTAAATTTTATGAGTGTTTGTTTAAAACTTTGATTAGCTGAAGtgggtttcaatttttagtGCAGAAAGTGGTGAACTTTGTatagaaaaaatgaaaatttacattttttttggtTCCTTTCATTTACAACCTATTGTTCTTACCAAATAATTAAAGGGGTTGTttatttttgcttcttcttGGGTCTGTTCTGCTGAAacaaaatttgggtttggtttggttgATTTACTGGAACTCGTATATGCTGTGCAGGAATTATGTTTCAAGATATCACAACTTTGTTACTTGACCCAAAAGCCTTTAAGGACACAATCGATTTGTTCGTTGAGAGATACAAAGGCAAAAACATTTCAGTGGTTGCAGGTTAAAAACATAAagaccagttttttttttagtagtaattttctttttctttaagaaCTTATAAACGCAAATTGTGGATTGCTGATTCGGATAGTGCATTTCTCTTCAACTCACTGCGTCGTGAGTTCCTACCCTTTCTCTTACCATTATTTAGAGCAGCAATAacgcttgaaaaaaaaataaacgtaTAAACAACCAAAGGCCTAAAGCTTTTTAAAGAACTTTTGATAACAGTGATTAACTTGAAGGTGGTGGGGTCCATGGTTTGAAGAAAAAAGTAGAAACGCTCTCTACTCCAATATTGCTTAGTTTCTCTTTGCCCTTTAGAATGCTTCAGACATTATGGGGGAAGAAAGTGTTATTCACATGTCTAGTTTTACTTGTCACATATAATTTTTAGCTATTAATTTTTCTCAATGCATTCTTTCTGACTGCAGAAAAGAAAGTGGAGTGTGTAAGAAGTAGAATATAGGGAGATGGAAATCGAAGTCACAATGGGTTATGGGAGTATGTTTTGTTTGACCCTAAGCCTTGTTAGTGGGTTATGCCACTAACAATAGTTCTCCaacttcttttctttattcTCCTTCTACACTGATGATAGTattctttttaaatttcttcacatttgctctctctctcctctctctctctctctctctctcccccccccccctctcctcTGGGGCATATGGTTGGGTCCAATTTGCGGGGATGGTGGTTGGTGATGCTGCCCAGCTTATTAAAAGTGGACCCCTATCTCAATTGGGCCGAATTTTTTGGCTTCATTTGCCCAACGTCACTGTTGGACGaccctaatttattttcctttcatgTTCCCTTTGTTTATTTCCTTGAAGCTGCGTTTGATGCATCGTACTATTCTGACTATTTCAGCCATATATACTAATTTGCGCCGTGCATTGCTGGAGTTTATTATCATGATGTGATTAGTTTACTGTAATAAGGTATGCATGTTTTGCTGTCTTGGCTGCTTGTTTGTAGATAGATTTTCTTTTTGCCCTTCAAAGATTGATAAGGGAACCTTTGAAGGTTCCCTTAATAGATTGGAGATCCTTTTGCTTGGCCCTACATATTTTGGAAAATATTACACTGTGGAAGTTTatgaagaaaaatacactttGTGTATATGGAAGTTGTAAAGTCGCATTGATGTCTCGAGGAATCTAATGGCGATTGACTTCATTACATTCATAGCTAATATATTACTATAGGTCCTACAGAGTTGAAAATCTAATGTCATCTCATTATTGATGGGCCTTGATTCTCAGTTATTATATTCATCTCCCAAATGATTTGgtttatttatgtatgttttgTCATGATTTATGTACACTAGGATTTCTCTATTTGTGCGCTTATGTGGACTTATGCTGCCTTGTTGTGTGCTATTGAAGGCCTTTTTACCTATTGTTCTTTTTCTCCTTCCACGCTCTAATGTTTAATCTCGCCCATTGTTTATGTTTGATATATACAATCTGACGGCCAGAAATAAAGAGGAGTGTGTAGGAGGAAAAGAGTGGTTAACATTACGCTTTtggaatcttcctcaaaattaCACCCTGGCGTGGACAAGAAGTGGAGTTTCTTATTGAAATGATAAGGATTAGCATGCCTTGTTTGTTATCATATGAATTGATGTTACCTAGTTGAACAATTGTTTGTGCTTGATTTTGCTACTGGAAGAACCAGTATTCCGTAGGTTTATGTTTCCGTCAATTACCGTTGAAACCAAAGCCTTGATGATCCCATATCGGTACTGGTCTTGTAATTTGTGAAGGATTTTTCTCCTGGTTATGTGTTGgtaattgaataaaaaaacattttgatTCTTGTTTTTGCATCAGTGGGAATTCTTTTGAAAATAACTTTCCTTTTCAGTTGACATCTTTCTTTACCCTGATACTGTTTCTGTGAAGGCAGGGACCCGAATACGGTTGGACCATTGAGAGGTAATCGTATTCTAAGGGAAAAGTCAGAAAACTGTCAATTACTGGTTCTTTTGAGCCGGGGACCTGTATATGCTTTGGACCTTTTTCTAGAGTTCGTTGTATTCTTGtggaaacttgaaaacttgCCAATGAAAAATGTGCTTGGAGCATTGACAGATCATTGCATTCTAGCAGAAACTTATAAATCTGtccttttctgtttcttttgagCTCGGGACCTGAATATGCTTGGCCCTGTTGGAAACATAAAACCTGGAAATCAAAATGCAGTAAAACAGGTTGGGGACCTGAAGATGGATGGAAATTCAAAAACTGACAATAAAGATGCTTTCAAATGGGTTTTAACTTTCTTGCATTCTCCGGTACATTGTGAATTATTTGTGCTGGTGCACATCTATTACTCTGTTATCAAAGCTAGTTATTATCAAGACAGTAGTTGTGTTTTTCGGGCCTTTTTCTAAGTTAGTAGTATTAATGTTGTATTCTTTGAAGTCTCGAGTTTTGTATTAGCATGACAATTTGCCATACCTGTAACCTGTGTGATGCTCTGAAATATGATGTTTCGTTTTTTGTTTATTCCAGGAATTGAGGCACGAGGTTTTATCTTTGGTCCTCCGATAGCATTGGCAATAGGAGCAAAGTTCGTTCCCCTGAGAAAACCAAAGAAGCTGCCTGGTAACTTTATCCTCTTAGATATTTTGTGTACATCTCTTGGTATAATTGACTGTATGTTTTTGTTTGATATGTAGAGTACGTTCATATAATAAGCAGTATATAAGTTAGTCAATACATCGAAGTTTGTTGATGAGCTGCATTTCAGTTTATCTTGTTATGCCTTGTTCTGGGTATTCTTTAGACTAAACAGAGTTTGGTAGTTTGTGCTTCTTTTCATGTTATCAATCTTGCTCAAAGTGCCGCTGCATCACAGTTGTTCCATTCCATAAGTTCAGAAACCGCATAATGATATATTTTCTGATCACTTTGAGATCAAGTGCAATACGTCTTAACATTTTCTGATCAAGTGCAAGATAGTCTGCTTCGTTAGCACTTGGCATATTATAGACCTCCCATTTAAAGGGACGTTTTTTATTTCTCCAGTTGACCCTTTGAAGACACTGCTTGGAACTGCCTGCATTTTGAGCAACTCAGAATCCTTGATAGTTAATGATGTTCCgtgtttcttttgtgattttgttgtcTAATTCTTGCACTAAAACATATCTATTTTGTTTTCTCCCGTGTAGCCCTTGCCGGTCTTCCATTATGCCATGTGTATAACACTTATGTCCCTCTGATTAATTTTTGTTGTTAAAAGGTCAAGGATTATCTAGGCAGTTTTGCTTCGATGGACTATAGAGTTTGTTACATATGCCTAGATTGCATCTCTTTTTCCTAGTTGTGGGTAATATTAGGATTGTTGTAAAACTTTTCCGTGGTGGCAGGTGACGTTATTTTTGAAGAATACACTCTGGAATATGGAAAGGACCGTCTTGAGATGCATGTTGGAGCAGTAGAACTTGGCGAGCGTGCTCTGGTGGTAGATGATTTAATAGCCACTGGGGGCACACTGTGTGCTGCAATGAATTTATTGGGTAATCACTCTTTTGATATTATAAACAAGGTGTTGGTTAAGTAATTGGAACAGTTGACAGTTTATAGGACGAATGACTGGTGTATCCATTGGTGATCTGCTTCTAACTTTCGTATTTCAATCGATGTTCCACTTGTGTATAACGTATCCATTTGTTATCTCTGGTTGACTCTCTAGACCTTTGGGCTGATTCTGTACGTTTGGGTTTAATAAATGAAATGTTTATCTCAGAACGCGTTGGAGCAGAAGTGGTCGAATGTGCATGCTTAATTGAATTGCCAGATTTACAAGTGAGTTGATTTGGCTCTTGGCTTTCCTCAGTTTGCATTGCTATGTTTTGAGCCGCTATTATCACTTCAGTGACTTCATGTTTGGATGTTGCAGGGACGTGAGAGGTTGAACGGAAAGCCACTGTATGTACTAGTTGAATACCAATGACTGGCGAGACTATATAATTCATCTGCATCTGTGCTGCATGACAAACATGTACATTAGAGGCACATTATGGGCTCTCCCATCTCCGGAATCTGGTTTGATTCACTCCATCCATCCCCTTTTTTCCGAGTTTCAACGATTAATGAATTTTGATGAAAACTTCGGTTATTGAGACCATCGTTTTAGCTAGTACTAGTAGCATTAGAGCATCAAATTATGGAAAGTGCTTCGTTTGAAAACTGCTGTAAGACtcagtttctttgtttttcgtCGAACTAAATTTATGTAGGAGGAGGATTCTCACCCCTTCtaatctttcttctcttccctCCCCTCCTACTCAACCCTCGTCCTATGTTTCTTTCGCGGCTCAGAACTGTATACATAGGGAGTTCCGTTGTTAACCACCACCACTAGAGGGAGTTTGGGCTTTGATTTCAGATATCAGTTGGGTGAAAACAGTGAAATGTCTGATTCATGGTTCAATGCTATTTCTGAATTTTTAACCCAAATATTAAACTCTCAAGACTCGCTACGGTACATCTCCCAATTTGACTTCTAAGCATTAAGTAAATACATGTACCATACCCAAGTTTCAAACTCTCGTGTCCTAATCTAACTTGTATTTTATATTAACTAGGTGAACTAATACTGATTGACTCACAAGGTGTCTTGTATTTTATGTCTCTACCATTTGTAAAAGGGTTAGTTGCATACTCAAATTGGTCCCCGTCATTTAAAAATTGTCAAAAAAGAACTTTAAAAATCTTCCTTTTAACTTCATTAAGGATAAGAGTAACTTACATGGGATAAACATGAAAAACGTAGCTTCAAAACAAACCTTGAAAGTTGGAGAACTACCATAGAGATGCCACGAGGAAAATGCCACATTCTTTGACCATTGCATTcgtcattaaagaagcactgctATGAGTCATTTCagctaggcctggcaattcctgacacgacccgataacccgacacaaCACAACACCAAATTAACAGATGTTTGGGTTGACATGATAACGAATCAGGTTTTATCGGGTAACCCAATAAGcatctgttaagataacgggttggttcgggtatacacgtggataacacgatacacgataagcagaatattaatttaataattttataaccctaaaaaatactataataattatatatatatatatatatatatatatatatatatatatattaaattaactataataattatacccccaaaatattaattaaaattattatacctccaaaatattaactaaaataattataataattataccccttaactataataattatatatatatatatatatatattaagttttaaattaaattttatacccctaaaaactataataattatacgtacaaaataaatagatttaaatctacataataaataaatatatatatatatatacacacacaccattgaacttgatgggatacacgaaactaatttcaacaatgcaaccattaaacttgtttgtatatgtttcgagatcgtatcagcaaaaaatcgcaaaaaacaaacattcagaaattaagtaccgagacaaaacttttcgacggttttaaagcaaaaaatcacgatttaacgattattttaattccgattttattgattttttacagctacactccttgaccctatatgaatacaatgaatgaattttattttcaatttaaaatatttactctagtggataccacaaaatcttatgttatacttaatgaaagtataaataaattctaagtgttagtgaatctatcgttttgatgggatacgaattatatgaaactaatttcaacgttccaaccgtcaaacttgtttgtatatgcttcgagatcgcatacaccaaaaatcacaaaaaacaaacattcatagatcaagtaatgagacaaaacttttcgatggttataaaacaaaaaatcacgattttacggttattttaactctgattttgatgattttttacaactacactccttgaccctatatgaatacaatgaatgaattcgaatttcaatttaaaatatttacactagtgttTATGTTATACacaatgaaagtataaataaaccaagtgttagtgaatctatcgttttgatgggatacgaattctatgaaactaatttcaacgatccaaccgtcaaacttgtttgtatatgcttcgagatcgcatacgccaaaaatcacaaaaaacaaacattcagagatcaagtaatgagacaaaacttttcgacggttataaaacaaaaaatcacgatttaacggttattttaactccgattttgatgattttttacagctacactccttgaccctatatgaatacaatgaatgaatttcattttcaattta harbors:
- the LOC126617769 gene encoding adenine phosphoribosyltransferase 3; this translates as MLVLKDEDPRIHGIKTKIRVVPNFPKPGIMFQDITTLLLDPKAFKDTIDLFVERYKGKNISVVAGIEARGFIFGPPIALAIGAKFVPLRKPKKLPGDVIFEEYTLEYGKDRLEMHVGAVELGERALVVDDLIATGGTLCAAMNLLERVGAEVVECACLIELPDLQGRERLNGKPLYVLVEYQ